Proteins encoded within one genomic window of Bacteroides sedimenti:
- a CDS encoding response regulator transcription factor, protein MENLEIAIIDANTLTCMGLKNLLEKLLSGAIIRTFPDFPAFADDTPDMYTHYFISSQTYILYNPFFLPRKEKTVIMMHGAGTHTFPASNHIVNIFLPEQKLTEELMKFFSDNPENMERLPAEEDLSAREIEVLILIAKGLINKEIAEKLNISLTTVISHRKNITEKLGIKSVSGLTIYAVMNGYISPDRI, encoded by the coding sequence ATGGAGAACCTGGAGATTGCAATTATCGATGCCAATACACTAACCTGCATGGGATTGAAAAACCTGTTGGAAAAGCTGTTATCCGGAGCCATTATCCGTACATTCCCTGACTTCCCGGCATTTGCCGATGATACACCGGATATGTATACGCACTATTTCATCTCTTCGCAGACCTATATTCTTTACAATCCTTTTTTTTTGCCCCGTAAGGAGAAGACAGTGATTATGATGCACGGAGCAGGCACTCATACTTTCCCGGCCTCAAACCACATTGTTAACATCTTCCTGCCGGAACAAAAACTAACCGAGGAACTGATGAAATTCTTCTCCGACAATCCGGAAAACATGGAGAGACTACCGGCTGAAGAAGATTTATCGGCCCGGGAGATTGAGGTCCTGATTTTAATAGCCAAAGGACTGATTAACAAAGAAATAGCAGAAAAACTCAACATCAGCCTTACCACTGTAATATCACACCGGAAAAATATCACAGAAAAGCTTGGCATCAAATCAGTTTCCGGACTTACCATCTATGCCGTGATGAACGGATACATTTCACCGGACAGGATATAG